The following nucleotide sequence is from Megalops cyprinoides isolate fMegCyp1 chromosome 19, fMegCyp1.pri, whole genome shotgun sequence.
TCCTGTGTTGAGATAATCAGATTCTATTGGCGTTTCTCAGGCCCGACCCAGCGGTTTATCTGGGGTTTTCGTTCCAGCAGAACCTGTAAATGAATAGCCCTGCCAGAGCCGCTGAATTTAATTTACTACACAGTTGGATATgctcaaatgaaatgaactggtggtggtgttttaatgaatgaacaaaCGAATGAAtctttgaatgaatgtaaaaataaaatatgttgcaCTGGCAGGGTCAGGCCTGAGTAGCCCTTTGATGGATGTCCGCCTGGATGTCCGATAAGGAAAGCCAGCTATGCTTTTTCTTTGTAGTCAAAAGCTGTTTAACTACATCTCTGTTGTTTGTGAGTCATTTGTaatcacaaaaacagcagcattgtaAATGACAGATAAGCACATAGTGCTCTGTGCTTGTTTCTAACGTGACACCATCTGAAAAATCTACTGTTCATTAACAGCTGCATATTGGCCCTTAGTTCCACATGCTAGCCCAGCGAAGTAAGATTTTATATAGAGATTTCTTAAGTGTCTACAAAACAGCTTACAGAAAGAGCGATTTAGGCTTATGGGGCACTGGTGCTCCTTTTGAAACAGGAAAGGCCTTTACAAATATGACAGGCTTTATCTGAACCAGAGGGCAGAGATGAATAGAGCCAGTATGCTAAGAGTACCCAAGGAGTATTTAAACTGGGTACTTGGAGGCAAATTGGTTTAATAGAATTAAATGTAGGTGAGTACAGACTGTCAGTATGGCATCACGGTGTCACAGACTTTCTGAGACAAAGCAAGAACTAATCTCATCGGATCAATCCAGAGAACTACAGACCAGCCAGTTTAACTTGCATTCAGTGTAAGATTTTGTAATCCATCATAAAAGGAGgttaaaaaaatagtaaaaatagaatcaaaagggaaaataaatacgGCTTTCACGGACAGAGAGTAAGGAATAAATGAGCTGTTTCAGATTCTGCATATTTGTGTATCTGGATTTTTCAAAGAAGTGTTTAACAAAGTTGCACGTGTCTTTGTATCACACTAAAGTCAGCAGATATTTTGGTTATGTAAGAGTTAAGATTTGGAGTTACTtcagaaagggttaaaatatGGTTCGGATAATAAGCAATGATAAGAGGGATCCCTTTTTACCAAGGAGTTGAGGGAAGTTATGTCCCTAAGGGACTGGTGTTAGGACCTCTGTTGTTATTTAGACAAATGACCTTGATAAAGATATTTGAGGTGATATTAAAACACCTTTAATAATCATTCAACCAAATATAACAGTAGACTCGATAGGTAAAGCAAGCACCTTGGAAGCTACTGAaggaaatttaaatgaaatccaGAACTGGGCAGACAACTACAATATCAAGTTTAACAATGCAGGTAAAGAGAGAGATTAGGGTCTGGTACAAGGTGAGGTAAACAGGTGCGCTGACAGTGGTGGTAATTTGCTCCTCCTTGTGGTTGACAATAGGAGGTGCACTAACAAAGTTATGGCTATTATCAAAATAGCATATTTATCTATATTTATCAGCATTCCTTCACTTAGAACATATTAATTTTTGCATGAGAATAACTCTTTACATTTTGACCAATTGCGCTTCGTTCTTGTCACATCACATAGATCAACAACTTGAATTACTGAAAAAGTAAGTCTCACTTTAAAAGCAGGGTGTCGGCAACCATGACCGTGAATGTTATCTAAATCTGTGATCATGTCACAAAGCTCCTTGCTGTTCATTCTCACCATAAAAGAGGAGTGAATCACAAACACAGCTAACTGCTTGTCTGCAGTGGGACTCCACATGCAATAAAGCTGGCCCCTCCCTCAGCAACCACCGCTGgcccagtgtttctcaaagcTTGTGTGTCACAGTCATGTTTGCACTACAAGTAGTAGCTCAGCATTACTCTCACTTGTAAtgtacatttcactgctgtATCTGAATGAATGGTCAGTGAAGAGAGAGGTTCTCCCTTTCTTCTGCAGGTGTCCTGTACTGTAAATAGCACCATGGCGCTGTTATAACCTCCAGGATGCCCTGGAGGTTATAACAGCGCCACACAGGATGCCACACAGGATGCCCACAACATCCCCTGACCATCTCACAGGGTAAGAATCTGGTTATGTTTTATCAGGGAGGTTCATATGACTCATCATGCAGCCTCCGGCATATCAAATGACTGCAGTCGATGGTCTGATGTCTGAGGATGTCTGGGGAAGTCCCAGGGTGGAGATTTTCTTGGGATAGCACAAATCCAACACAGAGGTCGAAGACGGGCTATCGtacacttggaaaaaaaaaaaaaaaaaaacaaaacactgcaggcAGATACAAAAGAATATGAAAGGGGTTAATACCATACTCTCTCCCATCTACATCCTTGATTTGTTATCAAAGATCAGATTCTCCTCAGGTGATGGAACTGCTAACATTTTATAAGATGCTCAGCAAACACTGAGTTTCCTTTCTTTTGCAGAATGGTGTTTCAACAACCTGTCAGTATGTACACACACCAATATTTCTGGCCTcacaaaaaaattctgctgtATAGTCCTCAATGTGCACTTTCATGTCTGTGGTAAGAATTTACAGTGTACTCCGTCTTTGCCTAAATTATAGGAAAGGCCAACTTTCTAAATGTAATTTGATTAAATGCTGAAGTAGTCTCATGAGACAGGTGTTGAAAGTGGTTTAATCATAACTTCCTTTGACAGTCCCAACCGTTTTAATGGTTCAATTAACTCCTGACTGCATGTTAACAAAGTTTTTGGACAACATACTATGCTTCTGGATATTGTGGACAATCTGTTTTGGCTGGTTATTAAATGGACGGAATTTGGGGTCCAGTAACTCCATTTCTCATATGCAGCCTTTGTAGCTGTACACTTAAAacaggtacttaacccagctTTCTTCAGGAAACATCaaggtgaaaacacaaatgatgaGTAAGCATCTACTAAGAAACTGTTACTTTTTACATATcctaataatttaatataaatccAACTTAATGTAAATGATTATCTTTTGGTGCAACTGATCAAAATGGGAGGTGGATGTCCTCATCAGTgactttgtttcttttatcaGTGCTTTCAGCCAACAGCGAGCAGCAGCTCCATGTGTTATAAGTTGCCTACTGGTGTGAGTGTAGTGCCATGTGGAGGTGTAACAGGGTACTTACATGGGATGCACTGACACTCgtcatatttcaaatgcatcCCTTAATAAGCATGAATTGTTGCCTTCGCtcacatgcaaaatgtttaCTATGTTTGTGATTATCAACATGCAGTTGTACACTGGTTCATAGATGTAATACATGCACAATAATTCAAAGGGAAGACCACTTCAACAAATGATCAATCTCTTAATATCTTGAAATGAGGCAATAATGAATGTCAATTCCAAACAGATGAAAAATCATagccaaaaataattttggtgtTAGTTTCTTTAATAATTCTTTCCAGTACATGGTTTAGGATTTACAGATTATTATCAATGTGCTTGTACACAGTGAATGATTGCTGGAGGAAAACCACTGGAATGGCACTTGCTACAATACACAGAGCAGACAAGATACAGATACTTCTACTATTCTCTCAGTAACAGCACTTGCCCCATTGCAGCTCCCAACACACAGCCACTTTGATATTAGCAAATCAGTCACCATTGGACCCCaagaacaaaatgcataaaggacataaaatatgaaaacataaggaAAATGACATATATAGTatttataaaaaggaaaagtacTTTAAGAGGTTAAAAGTTGTCTAACTGCTTTCGTTACCGCGACTGCTGCTACTACttccttgtttctctcttttgtgAATTTGCTCGTGTGCTTTAAGATGGCCTGACTGACTAAAGTTCTTTCCACACTGGAGACACGAATACGGTCGCTCTCCAGTGTGGATTTGCTGGTGTGCTTTGAGATGTCCTAAGCGACCAAAGCTCTTGCCGCACTGGGTGCAGGAGAAAGGTCTCTCTCCCGAGTGGATCTTCTCGTGTGTTTTTAGGACTCCTGAATTGCTGAAAgccttcccacactgggagcagcaATGCGGTTTTTCCCCAGAGTGAGCGTGCTGGTGGGTTCGGAAGCTCATCTCTTTGCTGAAGCTTTTTCCACAATCAGGGCAGCAAAACTGGCGGTCACCAGTGTGACTCACCTGATGAGTTTTAAGTTCTTTTGAGTGAGCGAAGCTCTTTCCGCACTGAGTACAACAGAAGGGTTTCTCACCAGTATGGATCCTCTGGTGTGCTCTGAGGTCGTCCGCTTTTGTAAAGCCCTTGGAGCAGTGGGAGCAAGTGTACGGTCTCTGTCCTGTGTGGATAAGCTGGTGCCTCTTCAGATTTCCTGCCTGGCCAAAGCTTTTTCCGCACTGGGAGCAGGTGTAaggtctctctcctgtgtgaatgcGCTGGTGGGTCTTGAGGTTCCCCAAAGTGCTGAAGTTCTTCCCACACTGGGTGCAAGAGAAGGGCTTCTCGCCTGTGAGGTTGCGCGGCTTGCGGTGGGGTGTGGCGTGCACTTTCTCTCCAGTCTGACTTGGTCCGCCAGGCCCCTTCTCCACCTGGGCTGACTGCAGCTCGTAGAGGCCCCCTGCCGCGAACTCCGGCTCCAGCTTCCCCATGCCGTCGATGGCGCTTTCTGGCCTGAgcttgttcagttcagttcgGAGCTCGGCCATGTGGATGGACTCCAGGCCGTTCATCTCCGTTTTGATGTGACTGGACATCAAGTTGGGCTCGTACTCCGTCTTGATGGAGCCCAGTTCTGTGTTGTAGTAATACTGCAGGTCGGCGTGCTGCTCAGACTTGATGTATTCCAGGCTGTCGGACATGTGGGTGATGTAGTCGAACACCAGGCTGGGCTCGTACTGGCTCTTGTAGGAGTCCAGGTCTGCGCTGTGGAAGGAGTGGAGGTCGGTGTGGTGCTCGGACTTGATGTAGTCCAGGCCGCTGATCTCCATTTTGATTTGGTCGGAGCCGAGCGAGGCGGTGCTCAGCGGCTGGATCTCGGACAGGTCCACGGTGCGGATGGCGTCCAGGTCCGAGTCGCTCTTCACGCAGGGCAGCATGACCATGGGCTCCGCGATCTCCGACGTCAGCGTGTTGAGCGCCGGCGCAACGCAGTCCGACGCCAGCGTATTCAGGGCCGGCAGGACGCACTCCGAGGGCAGCGCCTGCAGCGTGGGAGACGCGCATTCCGGCTTCAGCGCGTCGAGACCGGGGCTGCAGCACTCCGACACCAGCGTGCCGAGTCCCAGCGTCATGCACTCCGTCTCCAGCTCTGCCATGTGAGCAGCCCGTTCCTTCCCCTCGCTTCCGTTACCTGTAATGGGCACCTCCTCGCCTCCGATCACCGCTGGTTCTCACCTGGAACAAGTCCTTTTGATGCTGCCACCCACTCAAATGAAAGCTTTCACTTCCATGGGTTAGGGAGAAAGTTGAGCTCTGTGGCTCCTAggtaaaaaatacagaaaagacAATTACAAACATTGACATTAGCCACTGgtgtttcacaaacattttccaGTGAAATAGTTTCATATTGTCAATTAAGTCAGGCATATCCAGGTATTAAAATAATCGGATTAGTTTTAATACAAGCCTCGGCTGCATCACCATGTACATGGTCTATTTgagcagttttcattttttccgTTATGAGTAATTCCtgaatatgcatacatacatgagTATTCTAAGGCCAAATTAAAGGATTCAGTAATGACAAATTTATCTGTTACCTGTTCCACATTGTTGGGCAAATACCACATGTGTGTAAAAAAACTGAGTGAAAGCAATCTTTACATCCATTTAATTTTCTGTAGTACCACTAATGCAGCAattcccaaacctctcctggaggaccccttgtcctgcatgttttagatctctccctgctccaacacagctgattcaaatgaccaactcgttatgaactcgtgaagctgcttaataacaaactgatcatttaaatcagctgtgttggagcaaggagagatctaaaacatgcaggacaaagggtcctccaggagaggtttgagaaacactgcactaatGGACAAACACAGTTGCAGGCGACTGcttaaaattgttttaacaTTGATCTAAGATCACTCAAATATTGTACACATAACATACTGCAATGTTTCACAAAAATTATCATTACAAATTTAAAAGGGCAAAACAATGAGATCAATTTTCAATAATTCTTTGggcaaagtttatttttaagtatttcCATAAATTTTTGGCAAGActttgcaaaataattttttgttcCCCTTCataagaatggaaaaaaaaacaggccctGATTCAATCCACCTGCAATGCACTTTATCCTTAACGTTGAACAAATGCGTTTCATTGTTTTCCCGGTTCTCACAGtacttttaaacatttatacatttcagtGACCACTAAACAAGAACACTAAGTTGACATTATTAAATCAATTTGAGCTAGCAGACATGTCGATTGTTGAATATTGCTACTGAGTACACTACAGGTTAACCTGACACACATTACAACCAGGCTAAAACAGTCTGGGGAGACTGACAAAGCAGGGGCTGACACACCACACAAGCTTTGAATTCAGGGAAACTACACTCTCACCACCCAGGAGACAATTTCTGGACCCCACAGCACCACCCACTGATTCTGATGCAGCCCTATAAGATTACGAAGCCTTCAGTATAACTGCAAGCCTATTAAAGGTTTCCAGATACTCTGATGTTTAATTGCCCCTTTTTTACCCACTTCGGCTACTGTGCACTGCAGCGGTAGCCATCTATGGACACATTATCATAGCTGAACCATTACTACCATAGATGGAATCCATTTAGACCAGTCGTTATCTCTTCTCAGAGAAAGCAATATAAACAAGGTAATTTGAGATTCATCCACAGTAAGTAAACAATCAAAGTCTCATAAAACACTCAAATGATTTTTGCAATTGTGTCAtcagaaaaacactgcactgcatgctgggaactgaAGGTAAGAAACAATTTCAGTATGTAGTTCAGTTTTTTATAAAAAGGGAAACTTTTGAGATCTCTTCATATCGACACACTCAGCTCATAACATAGTGAGGAGCAATTTTCAGAATTTGCAGGCCCTGACACCACATGATTTTACACCATGCACATTACACCTTGTATAATCAACTATACTGTAAAAATTGTGCCAGAAAGCCAATTCAAATAGCTAAATGAGATCTAAAATTGCAGTTTGCATACCAGATGTTAGAGATAATGCACTTCTACAAATAAACTGACGGGAATCACTGACAAGCAACTGTCATTTTTATACCAAAAGCTCATTTGTCTTATGAGCTATAAGAATGCTAGCTATGTCACTACCTGCATGAAAGCACACTGCTTACCTCTAccacaggcaaaacaacaagGTTGGCTGAATAGGCCTAGGTACCCATATCTGCTCAATCTGACATACGCCTCTTACACCTACTTTGGATTGACAGTCTAtacccgtgtttcccaaccctgctcctggaggcacactgtcctgcatatcttctatgtatccttcctgcttgactaaatcaggtgtgctcagctaatcaaaagtgccactgatgagttcagtcaggtaggtagagcagggatagatagaagatatgcaggacggtgtgccttcaggagcagggttgggaaacgctggtctatacatctgacattttcatgtaaatgacTGCAGAACATCTGAAAGCAAACTGAAGTGAATCTACCATCTAAGTGCATGAGGCATTGGTTGATTAGAAATGGACGGACCCAGCCTGTAAATATACACCTATGCCTAGAACCCAtcttatttatgtatattttgaaCTCAAACTGTGCAGGGAAATACTGAGATACATTACTGAAGACATTGTCAACTATTCTTTTTTCCAGGTTACTGAAACTTTGTGACATTCCAAACACCCCCTACATatgagaagtaaaaaaaaaaaaaacatgcaaaatgaaaagcttGCTTCCACAGTGCATTGCATAATTTAGGCAGTGTTCTCTCATCACAACAAAAAGTGACTTAAATATTAGGACACGTTTTAAAGTAAAGTATAAATTAATCCTCAACAGTTTACTTTCTGGAAGATTACTTTTTTGGCAATACAGGGAATACTCTAATCAATTTTGCCAACTGCCTGATGGAAATGTTTTAGCctaatacaaatacatattccaCCCAGTATAACATCAATGTGATATCCTGTTATTCCATGATGGAATTTAGTTCACAGGAAAAAGGTGGTTGCTGGTGGCAACATTCAGCGtgatatattttcacattttaaaacccACTTTGCATTCATTGCGTCTTAGTATCTTGCAGCATATTTAAATGGTTCACTCTGTGTGCTGCATCACTTACATTTAAGAGCATCAGTTTCCTGTGTGTATGACAGTAAATCGTGCTAGCTGAATTTCAAATGATGTCACGTTTCATTTCTATACATACACATGATGGCGGCCGTCTCCTGCCTTTGCTGCCACGATTGAGATGAGTCTGTCTCGCTGGACTTAGTAAAAAGTGGACACTGTACAAATGGTGTTGGGGACAGTTTGTATCCATGGAGTGTTCATCTCTGGAACAGCACAGTGGCCAGTGTTACTTCTGTTATGTCACTCAGTGAGATGCGTTGTGCAGGTAAAAAGATCAGGGTTCATCTGGTTTGGGGGGAGGGACTTGAA
It contains:
- the si:dkeyp-113d7.1 gene encoding zinc finger protein 260: MAELETECMTLGLGTLVSECCSPGLDALKPECASPTLQALPSECVLPALNTLASDCVAPALNTLTSEIAEPMVMLPCVKSDSDLDAIRTVDLSEIQPLSTASLGSDQIKMEISGLDYIKSEHHTDLHSFHSADLDSYKSQYEPSLVFDYITHMSDSLEYIKSEQHADLQYYYNTELGSIKTEYEPNLMSSHIKTEMNGLESIHMAELRTELNKLRPESAIDGMGKLEPEFAAGGLYELQSAQVEKGPGGPSQTGEKVHATPHRKPRNLTGEKPFSCTQCGKNFSTLGNLKTHQRIHTGERPYTCSQCGKSFGQAGNLKRHQLIHTGQRPYTCSHCSKGFTKADDLRAHQRIHTGEKPFCCTQCGKSFAHSKELKTHQVSHTGDRQFCCPDCGKSFSKEMSFRTHQHAHSGEKPHCCSQCGKAFSNSGVLKTHEKIHSGERPFSCTQCGKSFGRLGHLKAHQQIHTGERPYSCLQCGKNFSQSGHLKAHEQIHKREKQGSSSSSRGNESS